Part of the Varibaculum massiliense genome is shown below.
GACGCTAAGTGGCGGCAAAGTTTCGGGCAGTCGGTGGCTACCTCCGCTAGATCCGGAAAAGCTGCCAGCAAATCTTCTTCCCCAATATGAGCCAGCCCGAAAGAACGGATACCGGGAGTATCAATCAACCAACCATCCTGGAAGGGGAGTGCCATTACCGAAGTGGAGGTGTGGCGACCGCGTCCGGTCACCTGGTTAACTTGACCAGTGGAGCGTTCCGCCTGCGGGATAAGCTCATTCATCAGTGAAGATTTACCTACACCTGAGTGGCCTACCAGTACGCTAACCCGCCCAGCCAAAAGCTGGGCTGCCTTCTCTATCCCTTCCCCGCTCTCTATGCTGGTTACCACGCTGGGAACCTGCAAGGGGCGGAAAAGTTCTAACAGCGGCTCCGGGGAGGTGAGATCGGATTTAGTAACCAGTAATAACGGCTCGATTCCAGCGCAATAGGCGGCAACCAAAAGGCGATCAATCATGCCCGGACGCGGCGGAGGATCAGCGCAAGCGGTAACAATTGCCATTTGATCAGCGTTTGCCACCATGGGTTTTTCTTTAGCTCCCGGACTGTCTTCCGCGGAGCGAGTGAGTTCTGTTTTGCGCGGTAAAACCTCCACGATCCGCGCTAGGGAACCGCTTTTACCGCTCAAATCTCCGGTGACGCGCACCTGATCGCCGACGATGATTCCGTGGCGCCCTAATGCCCGGGCTTTCACCCCCACTAGCTTGGTTTGCCCCATTTGTACGTGAATCCGACCGCGATCTACCGCAAAAACAAAAGCAGTGGGGCTAGCAGAGTAATCTACCTGCTTTTTTGAACGGCGCGGTTTAGAACGAGCAGGACGAACCCGTACTCGAGGATCGTCAGTTCCGATATCACGCCGCGCCATTAGCACCGGCCAACATAGCTTCCCAAGTCGCAGTAAAGTTCGGGAAGGTTTTACCCACGCACTCGATATCTGCTACCTGTAGCCCCGGAACCTGCAAACCAATTAGAGCAGCAAACATCGCCATCCGGTGGTCACCATAAGTTTTGACCAAAGCGGCGTGCAAAGGTGCCGGAGAAATTGCCAGGGAATTTTCCCGCGCATGAGCTTTTCCGCCCAAGCGGTTAATCTCGGTTTCCAGGGCGCTTAAACGGTCAGTTTCGTGTCCCCGCAAATGTCCGATACCGGTTAGTTTGGAAGGCTCTACCGCCAAAGCACACAGCGCCGCTAAGGTGGGAGTAAGCTCCCCGAGAGCCTCTAGGTCACTGCGGGTTCCCCCGATGACCCCCCGCCCTTGACAGACCAGGCTACCCTCCGGGGTGCGGTAGATACGCGCCCCCATAGGGGTTAGGAGTTGCCGCCAAGCATCCCCGGGTTGAAAAGTCTTTGCTGGCCAATGGGGGATACTAACTTGCCCCCCGCAAATCATGGCGGCGGCCAGGAAAGGTCCGGCATTGGTTAAGTCCGGTTCAATAATCCGCTCGCCCCCGCGCAACGAAGCAGGCTTACAGCGCCACAGATGCCGAATCTGGCGAGTGTTCCAATCTCCGGTTTCTCCACCCAAGTTCTCGATTTCTCCGCCACAGGCGTTTACTTCCGCGATAGTCATTTCCACATGGCGAATAGAGGGGAGTACCGAGTCCACCTCGATTTGCATTTCAAAAGGTAGTGCCGGGGAAACTAAAAGCAGCGCAGAGACGAATTGGGACGAGGCGGCAGCATTTATCTTCAGTTGTTTCAGCTGGTCACTGGGAGTAATTTGCCCGCTGATAGTAAAAGGTAAATGTCCTGGTTTTGGCATATCGCTAAACTGGGCTCCCAGCTGAGCAAGGGCGTCCTGTAGTCCTTGCATGGGACGCGCACTGGCAGCCTCGTCCCCTTGAAAACGTACTGGTTGACCACTCAGTAGTGCTACCGGCGCCAAAAAACGCATCACCGTACCTGCTAGACCACATTCGACCACCCCGGTTTGGGGGGTTAGCTTAGCTGGGGGAGTGACTAGGATTCCGCCGGATTGCTCGGTAACCTGGGCACCGAACTCTTTGATACCGGCAATCATCAAATCGGTGTCGCGGCAATGCAGCGGATTAGCGATGAAAGTGGGTTCTTTAGCCAGCAGGGCTAAAACTAGGGAGCGGGCAGTCAAAGATTTAGAGGGCGGCAGGGAGATTACCGCATTTAGAGGGCGGTTTCCAACGGGGGCATTCCAGATAGTCACAAGTTACTCCTGCCTGCGGGTAAAAATCTCGGAAGTTAGAGCCGCGTGGAGGGCGAGCCCTTGGGCGATTCTAAAAGCATCAATTTTATCTCGCTGCCAGCCGTTGACAATGGTGGCTGCGCCATTAGCTAGTACAAGGGCGCTAGTAGCCAGGGGAGAGCGACGGGTGGTTGCCATTCTCAGTGCCAGCAGGGTTACTGCTACTCCGCAGACTTTTGCCAGGGTTTTCACGTCACTTCTCGTTAAGGGAGGAAAACCGTTTTTCTCTATAACTTCCAGGTGATACTGGGCAAGCTGCGCGTGTTGATCGCTGTTACGCACCGCATCGATTCCCTCGATAATTAAAGGCGCGGCAATCAGCGCGCGCGAAAATGCATACCGGTTAGCCATATTTCTATTCTTACCCATTGCCGGGGTCTATTTCTAGCTTCCTAGGTTTTTCTTTCTCAAACTGGCGGAGCAAGAACTGGACTAGAATGGAAGGTAATGGAAACCGATACCTTAGCTGTGCAGCTTACCGATGCGCCCTCCCCTGACGGTAAAGGTAACTATGCCGGGGAAACGGCGAGGGAGAAGGAAAATCTTCCCGGCGCTGCCACAGATAGACAGGCAGAATCAGAGGAAAAATCTGCTTTGGCGGAGCGTTTTTCCGCCGAAGCCTTACCGCTACTAGATCAGCTTTATGCGGGGGCGTTGCGCCTTACTCGCAGACCTGCCGATGCCGAAGATTTGGTACAAGAAACCTATATGCAGGCTTTCCGTAAATTCAACCAGTACCAGCCAGGCACAAACCTTAAAGCCTGGATGTACCGGATAATGACGAATACTTTATTGAATCAGTACCGTTCGAAAAGTCGCCGACCGCAAGAGGACGGCTCCGGTGAAATCTCTGATCAGGCGCAGGTTGCACAGTCTTTGCATCATCAGGTGGGAATGCCCTCGGCGGAAACCATTGCCCTAGAGCGTGTGCCTAATGAAACTATCCAGGCGGCCTTTGATCAGCTTTCAGATGAAAACCGGACCGTGGTGTACTTAGCGGATGTGGAACAGTTCAGCTACAAGGAAATATCCCAGATTCTGGGGATTCCTCTGGGTACAGTGATGTCTAGGCTGCATCGCGGACGCAGTCAATTGCGAAAAGAATTAGCCGAGTATGCCCGGGAATACGGAATCGGGGTGGAACGATGAGCGAGCAACCATGTGGGCGTGATCCCTTCCGGCGTGCCGCGGAAGAATCCCGCGAACTTAGCGAAGAAGAGGCGCGTCACATCTCCTGTTGTCCCTGTTGCCAAAAACTATTAGAGGGCGAAGCCGCCGGTATCTCCTTGTCTTTGCGGCGTTGCCTGTGTCATGGAACCGTGGCGCCTTTGACCTTACGGACTCGGATAGTAGAGAGCCTAGCGGTCTATATGCAGTCAGATGGGATGCAAGTGTCGTATAGGGAAGAACGATTTCACGAAAATCTCTAGAAGACGACTTAGTTATTTTTGCCGAGGATGAAAAGTGTCTCCCCGACACTTAGCTA
Proteins encoded:
- the rsgA gene encoding ribosome small subunit-dependent GTPase A, giving the protein MARRDIGTDDPRVRVRPARSKPRRSKKQVDYSASPTAFVFAVDRGRIHVQMGQTKLVGVKARALGRHGIIVGDQVRVTGDLSGKSGSLARIVEVLPRKTELTRSAEDSPGAKEKPMVANADQMAIVTACADPPPRPGMIDRLLVAAYCAGIEPLLLVTKSDLTSPEPLLELFRPLQVPSVVTSIESGEGIEKAAQLLAGRVSVLVGHSGVGKSSLMNELIPQAERSTGQVNQVTGRGRHTSTSVMALPFQDGWLIDTPGIRSFGLAHIGEEDLLAAFPDLAEVATDCPKLCRHLASSPGCHLSSLEVTDPAQERRVESFRRLLASQQSQNPLM
- a CDS encoding sigma-70 family RNA polymerase sigma factor — its product is METDTLAVQLTDAPSPDGKGNYAGETAREKENLPGAATDRQAESEEKSALAERFSAEALPLLDQLYAGALRLTRRPADAEDLVQETYMQAFRKFNQYQPGTNLKAWMYRIMTNTLLNQYRSKSRRPQEDGSGEISDQAQVAQSLHHQVGMPSAETIALERVPNETIQAAFDQLSDENRTVVYLADVEQFSYKEISQILGIPLGTVMSRLHRGRSQLRKELAEYAREYGIGVER
- the aroA gene encoding 3-phosphoshikimate 1-carboxyvinyltransferase, translated to MTIWNAPVGNRPLNAVISLPPSKSLTARSLVLALLAKEPTFIANPLHCRDTDLMIAGIKEFGAQVTEQSGGILVTPPAKLTPQTGVVECGLAGTVMRFLAPVALLSGQPVRFQGDEAASARPMQGLQDALAQLGAQFSDMPKPGHLPFTISGQITPSDQLKQLKINAAASSQFVSALLLVSPALPFEMQIEVDSVLPSIRHVEMTIAEVNACGGEIENLGGETGDWNTRQIRHLWRCKPASLRGGERIIEPDLTNAGPFLAAAMICGGQVSIPHWPAKTFQPGDAWRQLLTPMGARIYRTPEGSLVCQGRGVIGGTRSDLEALGELTPTLAALCALAVEPSKLTGIGHLRGHETDRLSALETEINRLGGKAHARENSLAISPAPLHAALVKTYGDHRMAMFAALIGLQVPGLQVADIECVGKTFPNFTATWEAMLAGANGAA